Proteins encoded in a region of the Cydia splendana chromosome 19, ilCydSple1.2, whole genome shotgun sequence genome:
- the LOC134800193 gene encoding TWiK family of potassium channels protein 7-like, giving the protein MDIDHIVLDKEAINRFEQYTLAKPSLNGGIPLDRCQDADSMASNSKKRAQSSRQKVVCCFCFKTTKYRRKQFIIGSLTNFVIFAVLLAYIFLGSFIFLAIEGGAEMPARPRILPDRQKLSHKENNNTEKKDSDEENNFSNLTVSANYFWEARSRAVENIWEITVSLNILYRENWTRLAAQEILKFQNELVQRVTTEMASQYGVSYREMALGEFGGSDLANHYEEHEWNLALAFFYSLTVLTTIGYGNIAPRTILGKGVTVIYALIGIPLTLVYLSNVGSLLSKMARSVFSRALCCCLCSNCGYCCYDERRMAEKERRMKLKRQQEELNSQNTSKTPTEECYVLKADSQKDSSVSERPTTSTAKDDVISWPDTDSKLSMHGLSILAPVLLCLTAIFIYISVGAIVLFKLDHMGIVDGFYFCFMALSTIGFGNIFPGMNYTTIHGVRYYTINTTTLWFCSAYTLTGLALTAMCFGVIHDEIIYRIKHQQKQWSQKSNTVNDEVILNDPFYMNS; this is encoded by the exons ATGGATATAGATCATATAGTACTGGATAAAGAAGCAATCAACCGGTTTGAGCAATATACTTTAGCCAAGCCTTCGCTAAATGGAGGTATCCCTTTGGACAGATGCCAAGATGCCGACTCGATGGCATCTAATAGCAAAAAGAGAGCGCAAAGTTCCCGCCAAAAAGTTGTTTgctgtttttgttttaaaaccaCTAAGTACAGAAGAAAACAATTCATAATAGGATCACTTACAAATTTTGTGATATTTGCAGTACTATTAGCATACATATTTTTGGGTTCATTCATATTCTTAGCTATTGAGGGTGGCGCAGAAATGCCGGCCAGACCTCGAATATTGCCGGATAGACAAAAACTAAGccataaagagaataataatacgGAAAAGAAGGATTCTGACGAGGAAAATAATTTTAGTAATTTGACGGTGTCTGCTAATTATTTCTGGGAAGCAAGAAGCAGAGCGGTAGAAAATATTTGGGAAATAACTGTGTCTCTTAATATTTTGTATAGAGAGAATTGGACACGATTAGCAGCACAAGAGATTCTGAAGTTTCAAAACGAACTGGTGCAGCGGGTGACAACAGAAATGGCGTCACAATATGGCGTCAGTTACAGAGAGATGGCGTTGGGGGAGTTTGGTGGTAGCGACCTTGCTAACCATTATGAAGAACACGAATGGAATCTGGCATTGGCGTTTTTCTACTCTCTGACTGTATTAACTACCATTG GATATGGCAACATCGCTCCAAGAACAATACTGGGCAAAGGCGTCACCGTAATATATGCGTTAATCGGCATACCTCTCACACTCGTTTACTTGTCCAATGTGGGTTCATTGCTGTCAAAAATGGCCCGAAGCGTCTTCAGTAGAGCACTTTGCTGCTGCCTGTGCTCTAACTGCGGTTACTGCTGCTACGACGAAAGAAGAATGGCCGAAAAGGAAAGAAGAATGAAACTGAAAAGACAACAAGAAGAACTCAACAGTCAAAATACTAGCAAAACCCCTACAGAGGAATGCTACGTCCTGAAGGCTGATAGTCAAAAGGACTCATCGGTGTCAGAAAGACCTACCACTAGTACAGCCAAAGATGATGTCATCAGTTGGCCTGACACTGATTCTAAACTGTCTATGCATGGTTTAAGTATTCTAGCACCAGTATTATTATGTCTAACAGCGATTTTCATTTATATATCTGTCGGGGCTATAGTTCTTTTCAAGTTAGACCATATGGGGATCGTTGatggattttatttttgtttcatgGCTTTGAGCACAATTGGTTTTGGAAATATTTTTCCTGGTATGAACTATACCACTATCCATGGTGTAAGATACTATACAATAAACACTACTACATTGTGGTTCTGCTCGGCTTATACATTAACCGGTCTTGCTTTGACTGCAATGTGTTTTGGTGTTATACATGATGAAATTATATACAGGATAAAGCACCAGCAAAAACAGTGGTCTCAGAAAAGCAATACAGTTAATGATGAAGTTATTTTAAATGATCCGTTTTATATGAACTCCTGA